A genome region from Struthio camelus isolate bStrCam1 chromosome 26, bStrCam1.hap1, whole genome shotgun sequence includes the following:
- the FAM174C gene encoding protein FAM174C: protein MLRPEPLCRRLLLLLLLLVVRGSWAASPAPPTAPSPLNGTGPPRAAGANETRPGLPRGPGLPQGPALPVLKRAVYVLSALSALAGLYFLLRALRLKKPQRKKYGLLSNYDENIEMASFDSDEDTVFETRNLKR, encoded by the exons ATGCTCCGGCCGGAGCCCCTCTGCcgccgccttctcctcctccttctcctccttgtcGTGCGCGGCAGCTGGGCCGCGTCCCCCGCTCCTCCGACCGCGCCGAGCCCGCTCAACGGcacggggccgccgcgggccgccggcgCCAACGAgacgcggccggggctgccgcgggggccggggctgccgcaggGGCCGGCGCTGCCGGTGCTGAAGCGGGCCGTGTACGTGCTCAGCGCCCTCTCCGCGCTGGCCGGGCTCTACTTCCTCCTGCGGGCGCTGCG GTTGAAGAAACCTCAGCGGAAGAAATACGGTCTTCTTTCAAACTATGATGAAAACATAGAGATGGCTTCGTTTGACAGCGATGAGGACACAGTGTTTGAGACAAGAAATCTGAAGCG atga